DNA from Dethiosulfovibrio peptidovorans:
CGAACAGGCTGGGGGCAATCTGAGTTGGCGCGTCGGATTGGCCGATCTCAGGCATCGGTAGCAAACAAGTTGCGTCTCCTCAAACTTGAGGAGGCGGTTCAGGCCATGATTATCGAAGGGCATCTGGGAGAACGTGCAGCCCGAGCATTGATTCGTCTCGCTCCTGCCCTTCAGATTGCTGCGGCAAAAAAGGCGGTGGAGCTGGATTACACGGCCAAGGAGGTGGAGCTTTTGGTGACCGACCTCTTGGCTGGGGGGGCTCTTGAACCCAATGGCACCGATACCTCGCGCCAGTTGGAAGGAATACTCATCCAGAAAGAGAAGACGCCGGAGCCTCTCCTTTCCCAGCCTATCGGCCCATCCCGCAACAATGCTCTGTCGTTCAGCGGTCCCGAGGGCCCTACGGGGGAGCTCCTACAGCAGCTGGCGAATCTGGTGGAGGTTCAGAGGAGGAAAGGTGTTCCCGTTGTCTGGAAGGTTCGGGAACTGGCCCAAAGTGAATTAATCGTGGAGATAGTGGTAGACCTGAAAAAACAGCTTCTCATGGAGGAAGGGCGTGTCGAGGATGAGAACCATGAACAGTCGTAATGTATCCAATGAACGCCTTTGGGAGGGGCGGTTGTTTTTCGTCGCCGTCGTTGTTTCCCTGGCGCTTCCGAACCTGATCTACTCCGGGCTCTATTTCTTTCAGACTCTCCACATTATGAAGTGGACCGTGGCCCTGTTCCCTGTTGCGTGTCTCTCTCTGATCACGGGATCGCTGGTGCTCTGGGCAGGCCCCGAGAGAGCTCGTTTTCGGATTGACATTTTTGGATGGGTTTGGTTCGCCCTTTTAATTTACGTGACGCTCCAGCCCCTGTGGATATCTGTTCGATCAGTTCCGACCTTTTATCGGGAGTGGTTTTTCTTCGCCTCTATGTGGGCTTTATACGTTTTGTGCCTCAATCGATTCAAGGATGTATGGTTGACACCCCTGCTATGGTTAGCGACGCTGAACGGAGCGGTCAACGTCGTGTTTGCTGAACTTCAGGTGGGCAACAATGTGGATGTTTTCGGCCCTCTCAAGCTCATACTTCCCACTCCGGGTAATTATATTGGCAACACAGGGCAGCAGAACATGTTGGGACTGTGGTTGGCTATAGTTGCCTTAGGGGCTGTCTTCATCTATCTCCGGCACGGATTGAAGGGTGCGGTGGGGTGGCGTCGTCTCGTTGCTCTGTCCAATCTGGGACTCCTCTCTGTCGCTCTCTGGGGACTGTGGAACAGCACGAGCCGGTCGGCGATCTTGTCGTTTATGGTCGGGGTTGCTCTTCTAGCTCTCCTTATTATTATGGGGCGAGATCGAGTGCGGCTTCGCCGTTTGGGACAATGTCTGGTTTTGCTGGTAGCTGTCCTGACTATTTCGGTTGTTTTGAACCAAGGGCGCTCTGGAGCCCTGCTATACAAGGCGAAAGACCTCATCGAAAACGCTGACACTGTTGGAGGTCGGGAGGGTATCTGGAAGACGTCCTGGACGATGGCTCGTCAATACGGAGTTCGAGGTGTTGGACTCGGCCAGTATAAATGGCACTACCTTGAGTCTCAGGCTGAGGCGTTCCAGCGCTATCCCGATATGCGCTGGCAGTACACCAACTGGGCGCATAACGAGTATCTCCAGTGGCTCTGCGAATCAGGAGTCATAGGGTTTGTTGTTCTGATCGGACTGGGGATGTGGTGGCTTGTCTCCTTCTCTCGGTATATCCTAACTCACCGAGGAAAGCCCTTCGAGGATGGAGTGCTGTGGGGCGGGGCCTTTTCCTTTCTTATCTGGTTCGATGCCCTCTGGACGCGTCCCTTTCATCGGATTGAGGACGCCTTATGGGTATCCCTGGCATTTGCCGTGGTCAACCGGGAGATCTGGAAGTTGCAGGATAATCGACCGACTGTTTCGTTTCTGAGTAGCTCCTGGATCGTTCGGGGTGTGGGAGCGGGCATGGCGATAGCATCCCTGTTTGGGCTGATCTATTTGGGACAGGGGCTCAGAGGCGACGTGACTCTTCGTCGTGCTATGCAGGCTCGAACCGTTGCTGTTCAGCGGGGCCTTTTGGAGAAGGCCGAGAGCTCTCTTATGGTTCGTGATCTTGTGGAACGACAACTTGCCTACCATTACATATCCGTAGGCGAACTTGATCGGGATCCCCGAGCTCTGGCCCATGGGCTCTCTCGCCTGATGAAAACTTTCGACCAGGAACCCACTGCCGAGGATCTTCGCAAGCTTATGAATTGGGCCGGAAAACTGAAAAAGAGGGAGCTTCTGGAAAAGCTGGTTCTCTATCTCAAGCCGGGATCCTACACAATTAAAAGCCGTCCATGATGCGGCGCCGGCAACAGGGCTTCACTTTTGTCGAGATACTGGTAGTTGTGGCCTTAATTGGAGTCATGGCTACCTGTGCTTTGGCCCCTATGGCTCACATGGTTGGTCTCCTCAGAGATTCCCAATCATCCGCAGGAGAACGAGCAGCAGTGGACGATGTTTTCAGGCTTATCTGTCGTGATGTACGAAGTCAGCTGCTTCTCCCTGAACGAGCCTATCTGGCGGTTCGGCATCGCGACCTTTTCGGTGGCAATGCCGACGACCTGCTTGTGGTGGCATCGGGAAGCGTTCTCCAATCGTCGTTGGCACCTGGAGTGATGGTTTATGGCCTCCTTCGAGAGGACTCCCTGGGCATGAGGTCGGTCCTCCCTGGATTGTACCGCTGGGTCTTTCCCGGTAAGGGCATTGAGGATTTGGATTTAAAAGGGACATTCCCTTTGAAAAAGGCTGCTCTGGTCCTCCCGGGGGTGGAATCCTTTCGGGTAGAGGTCTTCGTCGAGAAGGATTGGGTCGATGAGTACTTGGGTGCCATGCCATTGGCTATCCGCATGACACTGGAACGGAGAGGAGAGACCTATGAGACGACGGACTGGTTTCCCATCCTTTGAGGATAAAGGAAGCCCTGGCTTTATCCTCCTCTCTGTCCTGTTGGTTTCCCTGTTTATGATGAGTGCTGCTGTGGGGTTCAGTTGGTTTGTTCGTGACCAGCTTCGTTCTCTAGAGCGAAGACGTGTAGAACTGGAGAGCCGGAATATTGCCTTTATGGCAGTGCGAAACGTCGTTCGGGGCCTGGCCATGGATACATCAAGCTATGACAGTAAGCATGAAAAATGGTTCGGTACTCACCTCATTCCCCTTGGTAATCGATATCTGCTCTCGGTAACAGTCTCGCCGTTGAACGACAAGCTTCCTTTGAGAGCTATCTTTCTTCCAGATGGGATGACCGTCCGAGGGGAAATGAAAGAGCCATGGGAGCTCTTATGGGAGGCCGTTGGACACCCCAAGATGGCTCTGCCTGCTTTAGATTTTATGGATTCGGACAAAAATCCCAGGGTCGGTGGGATTGAGAATGACTTTTTTGTGAACCATGTTCCTGGTGATCCTGGCGCATTTACCCTCTTTCCAGAGATCCCCCCGTCGGCGGTTACTGGTACCAAGGATCGTCCCGGACTTCGTGAGTATCTCACTCTCTGGTGTGGCCAGAAGGTAAACGTGAATACCGCGTCAGCTCAGGTTCTGGCTCTTCTGGATGGTATCGACGACGTGGTGGCTCAGGAGATCGTCGAGCGGCGTACAGAAACCCCTTTTACGAAACTATCGGAGGTGGCTGAACTTCCCGCTTTTTCTGGTTCTCTGGGACCGAGGTTGACCAACTCTCTGGGGACAACCAGCGATTATTTTCTAGTGATCCTCCAAGTCTCCGCTTTAGGTGGGGAGGGCAATAATCGCTCCTACAGAGTCGTAGTGACGAAGGAAACGATACAATCCTGGGAGGAACAATGATGAAGAACATTGGAGAAATCTGGCTGTACCGAAACGGCGAAGTCTCTCGGTTAGCTGAGGGAGATGGTTCCCTTTTTCGTCGTGGGAAGCC
Protein-coding regions in this window:
- a CDS encoding polymerase encodes the protein MSRMRTMNSRNVSNERLWEGRLFFVAVVVSLALPNLIYSGLYFFQTLHIMKWTVALFPVACLSLITGSLVLWAGPERARFRIDIFGWVWFALLIYVTLQPLWISVRSVPTFYREWFFFASMWALYVLCLNRFKDVWLTPLLWLATLNGAVNVVFAELQVGNNVDVFGPLKLILPTPGNYIGNTGQQNMLGLWLAIVALGAVFIYLRHGLKGAVGWRRLVALSNLGLLSVALWGLWNSTSRSAILSFMVGVALLALLIIMGRDRVRLRRLGQCLVLLVAVLTISVVLNQGRSGALLYKAKDLIENADTVGGREGIWKTSWTMARQYGVRGVGLGQYKWHYLESQAEAFQRYPDMRWQYTNWAHNEYLQWLCESGVIGFVVLIGLGMWWLVSFSRYILTHRGKPFEDGVLWGGAFSFLIWFDALWTRPFHRIEDALWVSLAFAVVNREIWKLQDNRPTVSFLSSSWIVRGVGAGMAIASLFGLIYLGQGLRGDVTLRRAMQARTVAVQRGLLEKAESSLMVRDLVERQLAYHYISVGELDRDPRALAHGLSRLMKTFDQEPTAEDLRKLMNWAGKLKKRELLEKLVLYLKPGSYTIKSRP
- a CDS encoding chromosome partitioning protein ParB; translation: MNDRQLTEIELSRIRTNPHQPRRHFDEDEIRSLAESVREVGLIQPVVVRPNGDFYELIAGERRLRACHVAGFDAIPAVIVEVPDTDQQIMALVENIHRKDLSAVEEAASLKEILDRTGWGQSELARRIGRSQASVANKLRLLKLEEAVQAMIIEGHLGERAARALIRLAPALQIAAAKKAVELDYTAKEVELLVTDLLAGGALEPNGTDTSRQLEGILIQKEKTPEPLLSQPIGPSRNNALSFSGPEGPTGELLQQLANLVEVQRRKGVPVVWKVRELAQSELIVEIVVDLKKQLLMEEGRVEDENHEQS